The Anolis carolinensis isolate JA03-04 chromosome 1, rAnoCar3.1.pri, whole genome shotgun sequence genome window below encodes:
- the col10a1 gene encoding collagen alpha-1(X) chain isoform X2, with the protein MKSQISFVLMLLYMNIVRGGEGFYPERYQERYQKQPSVPMKGPAFLPFNMKSHVVQTRGEQGPPGPAGPPGTPGPRGLPGPSGSPGKPGYGSQGAPGPQGPPGPPGLSAVGKPGVPGLQGRPGDRGSSGEKGDMGPAGLPGPRGPPGAPGIPGPAGISVAGKQGLTGPQGQRGAPGEKGEPGIPGLNGQKGETGYGAPGRPGEKGSPGPQGPAGSPGLAGIGKPGERGFPGQPGIKGDRGFPGTTGPAGIPGPQGPPGERGEPGIGKPGPSGSPGLPGSPGAKGLPGPVGLTGPSGLPGFGKPGLPGMKGSRGPEGLPGIPGAKGEQGPMGAPGEAGPSGPPGNTGPQGLRGAPGENGIPGLKGERGPAGAAGFPGIKGERGLPGVDGKPGFSGEPGTPGPKGQPGFPGPKGDTGHAGPPGLPGPMGASGPKGADGIDGEPGPRGSPGIPGTKGPVGPPGIPGIPGSKGDTGAPGLPGPAGIASKGIEGPMGPIGLPGAKGHPGQPGLPGPPGPPGPPGPGIPQGQAIAGVPVIKAGGAIQGLTGMPVSAFTVILSKAYPPSAAPIKFDKILYNRQQHYDPRSGIFTCRIPGLYYFAYHVHVKGTHVWVGLYKNGSPIMYTFDEYKKGYLDQASGSAVVDLMENDQVWLQLPNNESNGLFSSEYVHSSFSGFLFAQI; encoded by the exons ATGAAGTCACAAATATCCTTCGTGTTGATGCTGCTTTATATGAACATTGTTCGGGGCGGTGAAGGCTTTTATCCTGAACGATATCAGGAACGATATCAGAAACAACCCAGCGTGCCAATGAAAGGGCCAGCATTCCTACCTTTCAACATGAAAAGCCATG TTGTACAGACCCGAGGTGAGCAAGGGCCACCTGGACCAGCTGGCCCCCCCGGGACTCCTGGCCCAAGAGGACTCCCAGGCCCTTCAGGATCTCCAGGAAAACCAGGATATGGAAGTCAAGGGGCTCCAGGGCCACAGGGGCCTCCAGGACCACCAGGACTTTCAGCTGTTGGAAAGCCAGGTGTGCCAGGCTTACAAGGAAGACCAGGGGACAGAGGATCGTCTGGTGAAAAGGGAGACATGGGACCTGCTGGTCTTCCCGGCCCAAGAGGTCCCCCAGGGGCCCCTGGAATTCCTGGCCCCGCTGGGATTTCTGTTGCTGGCAAACAAGGATTGACAGGGCCACAGGGTCAAAGGGGTGCTCCTGGAGAAAAAGGTGAGCCAGGCATCCCTGGTTTAAATGGACAGAAGGGAGAAACAGGGTATGGGGCTCCAGGTCGCCCAGGGGAGAAAGGTTCACCAGGGCCACAGGGACCTGCAGGGTCACCAGGACTTGCAGGGATAGGGAAGCCGGGAGAAAGGGGATTTCCAGGGCAGCCAGGTATTAAAGGAGATCGGGGGTTTCCAGGTACCACAGGACCAGCTGGCATCCCAGGTCCCCAAGGCCCTCCAGGGGAACGTGGAGAACCAGGAATAGGGAAGCCTGGACCCAGTGGATCACCGGGTTTACCAGGAAGTCCTGGGGCAAAAGGGCTCCCAGGGCCTGTAGGCTTGACTGGACCTTCTGGTCTACCAGGATTTGGAAAACCAGGGTTGCCTGGCATGAAGGGAAGCAGAGGACCCGAAGGTCTTCCTGGCATCCCAGGAGCCAAGGGAGAACAAGGTCCTATGGGAGCCCCTGGGGAGGCAGGGCCATCTGGGCCCCCAGGGAATACAGGCCCTCAAGGGCTGCGAGGTGCACCTGGTGAAAATGGCATACCTGGCCTAAAGGGTGAAAGAGGTCCTGCAGGGGCAGCAGGATTCCCAGGCATTAAAGGAGAGCGTGGTCTACCAGGAGTAGATGGGAAACCAGGATTTTCAGGGGAGCCAGGAACTCCTGGTCCCAAAGGGCAGCCAGGTTTTCCAGGCCCCAAAGGGGATACTGGCCATGCTGGGCCACCTGGCCTTCCTGGACCAATGGGTGCATCAGGACCTAAGGGAGCAGATGGAATTGATGGTGAACCTGGGCCCAGAGGGTCACCTGGAATACCAGGTACAAAAGGACCAGTGGGTCCTCCAGGTATTCCAGGAATCCCTGGCAGCAAAGGAGACACAGGTGCACCAGGATTACCAGGTCCAGCTGGCATTGCTTCAAAGGGTATAGAAGGGCCTATGGGACCTATTGGGCTTCCAGGTGCCAAGGGTCACCCTGGACAGCCTGGACTACCAGGTCCTCCAGGTCCACCTGGTCCCCCAGGTCCTGGAATCCCACAAGGTCAGGCCATAGCAGGTGTCCCAGTTATAAAAGCTGGTGGTGCAATCCAAGGCCTAACTGGCATGCCAGTCTCAGCTTTCACTGTCATTCTTTCAAAAGCTTACCCTCCATCAGCTGCTCCCATTAAATTTGATAAGATTCTGTACAACAGACAACAGCACTATGACCCCAGGTCAGGAATTTTCACCTGCAGGATACCTGGACTTTACTACTTTGCTTACCATGTTCATGTGAAAGGGACACATGTCTGGGTTGGCCTATACAAAAATGGTTCACCCATCATGTACACATTTGATGAGTACAAGAAAGGATACCTTGATCAAGCTTCTGGTAGTGCTGTTGTTGATCTTATGGAAAATGATCAAGTCTGGCTGCAACTCCCCAACAATGAATCAAATGGCCTCTTTTCTTCAGAGTATGTCCATTCCTCTTTCTCAGGTTTCTTATTTGCACAAATATAA
- the col10a1 gene encoding collagen alpha-1(X) chain isoform X1, protein MPWGFLNMKSQISFVLMLLYMNIVRGGEGFYPERYQERYQKQPSVPMKGPAFLPFNMKSHVVQTRGEQGPPGPAGPPGTPGPRGLPGPSGSPGKPGYGSQGAPGPQGPPGPPGLSAVGKPGVPGLQGRPGDRGSSGEKGDMGPAGLPGPRGPPGAPGIPGPAGISVAGKQGLTGPQGQRGAPGEKGEPGIPGLNGQKGETGYGAPGRPGEKGSPGPQGPAGSPGLAGIGKPGERGFPGQPGIKGDRGFPGTTGPAGIPGPQGPPGERGEPGIGKPGPSGSPGLPGSPGAKGLPGPVGLTGPSGLPGFGKPGLPGMKGSRGPEGLPGIPGAKGEQGPMGAPGEAGPSGPPGNTGPQGLRGAPGENGIPGLKGERGPAGAAGFPGIKGERGLPGVDGKPGFSGEPGTPGPKGQPGFPGPKGDTGHAGPPGLPGPMGASGPKGADGIDGEPGPRGSPGIPGTKGPVGPPGIPGIPGSKGDTGAPGLPGPAGIASKGIEGPMGPIGLPGAKGHPGQPGLPGPPGPPGPPGPGIPQGQAIAGVPVIKAGGAIQGLTGMPVSAFTVILSKAYPPSAAPIKFDKILYNRQQHYDPRSGIFTCRIPGLYYFAYHVHVKGTHVWVGLYKNGSPIMYTFDEYKKGYLDQASGSAVVDLMENDQVWLQLPNNESNGLFSSEYVHSSFSGFLFAQI, encoded by the exons ATGCCG TGGGGATTTCTGAATATGAAGTCACAAATATCCTTCGTGTTGATGCTGCTTTATATGAACATTGTTCGGGGCGGTGAAGGCTTTTATCCTGAACGATATCAGGAACGATATCAGAAACAACCCAGCGTGCCAATGAAAGGGCCAGCATTCCTACCTTTCAACATGAAAAGCCATG TTGTACAGACCCGAGGTGAGCAAGGGCCACCTGGACCAGCTGGCCCCCCCGGGACTCCTGGCCCAAGAGGACTCCCAGGCCCTTCAGGATCTCCAGGAAAACCAGGATATGGAAGTCAAGGGGCTCCAGGGCCACAGGGGCCTCCAGGACCACCAGGACTTTCAGCTGTTGGAAAGCCAGGTGTGCCAGGCTTACAAGGAAGACCAGGGGACAGAGGATCGTCTGGTGAAAAGGGAGACATGGGACCTGCTGGTCTTCCCGGCCCAAGAGGTCCCCCAGGGGCCCCTGGAATTCCTGGCCCCGCTGGGATTTCTGTTGCTGGCAAACAAGGATTGACAGGGCCACAGGGTCAAAGGGGTGCTCCTGGAGAAAAAGGTGAGCCAGGCATCCCTGGTTTAAATGGACAGAAGGGAGAAACAGGGTATGGGGCTCCAGGTCGCCCAGGGGAGAAAGGTTCACCAGGGCCACAGGGACCTGCAGGGTCACCAGGACTTGCAGGGATAGGGAAGCCGGGAGAAAGGGGATTTCCAGGGCAGCCAGGTATTAAAGGAGATCGGGGGTTTCCAGGTACCACAGGACCAGCTGGCATCCCAGGTCCCCAAGGCCCTCCAGGGGAACGTGGAGAACCAGGAATAGGGAAGCCTGGACCCAGTGGATCACCGGGTTTACCAGGAAGTCCTGGGGCAAAAGGGCTCCCAGGGCCTGTAGGCTTGACTGGACCTTCTGGTCTACCAGGATTTGGAAAACCAGGGTTGCCTGGCATGAAGGGAAGCAGAGGACCCGAAGGTCTTCCTGGCATCCCAGGAGCCAAGGGAGAACAAGGTCCTATGGGAGCCCCTGGGGAGGCAGGGCCATCTGGGCCCCCAGGGAATACAGGCCCTCAAGGGCTGCGAGGTGCACCTGGTGAAAATGGCATACCTGGCCTAAAGGGTGAAAGAGGTCCTGCAGGGGCAGCAGGATTCCCAGGCATTAAAGGAGAGCGTGGTCTACCAGGAGTAGATGGGAAACCAGGATTTTCAGGGGAGCCAGGAACTCCTGGTCCCAAAGGGCAGCCAGGTTTTCCAGGCCCCAAAGGGGATACTGGCCATGCTGGGCCACCTGGCCTTCCTGGACCAATGGGTGCATCAGGACCTAAGGGAGCAGATGGAATTGATGGTGAACCTGGGCCCAGAGGGTCACCTGGAATACCAGGTACAAAAGGACCAGTGGGTCCTCCAGGTATTCCAGGAATCCCTGGCAGCAAAGGAGACACAGGTGCACCAGGATTACCAGGTCCAGCTGGCATTGCTTCAAAGGGTATAGAAGGGCCTATGGGACCTATTGGGCTTCCAGGTGCCAAGGGTCACCCTGGACAGCCTGGACTACCAGGTCCTCCAGGTCCACCTGGTCCCCCAGGTCCTGGAATCCCACAAGGTCAGGCCATAGCAGGTGTCCCAGTTATAAAAGCTGGTGGTGCAATCCAAGGCCTAACTGGCATGCCAGTCTCAGCTTTCACTGTCATTCTTTCAAAAGCTTACCCTCCATCAGCTGCTCCCATTAAATTTGATAAGATTCTGTACAACAGACAACAGCACTATGACCCCAGGTCAGGAATTTTCACCTGCAGGATACCTGGACTTTACTACTTTGCTTACCATGTTCATGTGAAAGGGACACATGTCTGGGTTGGCCTATACAAAAATGGTTCACCCATCATGTACACATTTGATGAGTACAAGAAAGGATACCTTGATCAAGCTTCTGGTAGTGCTGTTGTTGATCTTATGGAAAATGATCAAGTCTGGCTGCAACTCCCCAACAATGAATCAAATGGCCTCTTTTCTTCAGAGTATGTCCATTCCTCTTTCTCAGGTTTCTTATTTGCACAAATATAA